The Aminipila terrae nucleotide sequence ATATTGACCCTTTGCTATATGGTAATAAATACTGTTAGCTGCTATATGCTTTGCCACTTGAGGATTATTTTTATATTGTAACAATTCTTTACTGTTGTCGTCGGTAACCTTGATTACCTCTTCATAATTTCCTAAATGAAAATGAAAGTATACCAAATTCAGATAATAAACAGTTCGGTTTATACCTTTTATATTTTTATACTCTATCTCTTCTAAAACTTCCAGACCTTCTGTGTATTCCTTTTTACCAGCAAGTCCATAACATAATGTCATTTTTATAAACCATCGATTCTGTTTTGACTTATATTTTTTTAACAGATTTTCCATTTCTTTAATTAAAAAATCATAGTTCTTTTGTTCTTTTGCCTGTCTTGTCATTATTTTTAATTTTTTAATAAATTTCATTTGAAAAATTATATTAATAATCACTGCACCAACAATCGCTAGACCACCCATGATAAAATAAAGCTTCCAGAATAGCTGGTCGTCAATATTCATCAGGTTTTGTACAATTACCAGTAAAATTCCTACTGGAACTCCAATTCCAAAAATAATTTTTATTTTCCTCTTCAATTTATATTCCCCTTTTATCTTATACATTTTATAATTCAAGTTACTTCCTAATCCCAGCTTTTAAGGCCATTGCCGCTTATGGGTATAACATCACCTAAGTACTCAGGCTCTGGCTTTATAAGCATTTTAAAGAAATCCTTGTTTCTGGCAAGAACTTCTCGAATATCCCTCATTTTCTGGCCTCTGTAAGTTTTCTGGTCAGAACAAACACCGTATGCCTTATATCCAAACTTTTCAGCCATATAAAGAGCCCTGTACTGATGATATTTCTGGGTCACCACAATTGCTGTATTCACTTTAAAGATGGCCTTTGCCCTATACATAGAATCGTAAGTAGAAAATCCAGCATGATCTAAAAATATATCATCCTCTGGTACATTATGATTCAGCATGTATTTTTTCATGGCATTTACCTCATCATATTGAATTTTCCCATGATCTCCGGATAGAAGCAGTTTTGGTGCAACCCCTGCTTTATATAAGGCCAGCCCCGTTTCCAGCCTGTCCTCCAACATATGGTTTGGTGTTCCATCCCGTTTAAGGCCCGCTCCAAGTATAAGAATGCAGTCCGCATTCAACCCCTGAAATCTGGACTGCTCTTCCTTAACAAAACTTACTTCTTTCCCTTCACTTATCTCTCCAATAATAGCGTTTTTTTCAGTTTCTATCATAAACTGATTTATGACAAAAGGTAATGCTGCTAAAATAGCGAAAATAGCAACTCCAACTAATAGAAATTTCCTACTTCCTTTAATCTTGCTGTTCATTTCTTTTTACCTTGTTTTCTTACAGATATCTTACATAAAAGTTCATGGATTCTGATGTATACCCTAATTTAGTGTAAAAATTATGTGCATCAGGGTTTGTATGCTCAGATTGGAACTGTAGTCTTTTAAATCCATGCTCTCTCCCATACTGCTCAATATACTCCATGACCATGCGCCCCATTCCGTTTCCTCTATGCTCTTCTTTTATGTACAGGTCATCTAAAATCAATGCTCTTCCATGGCTCCATACACTAAAAATAATCATAATGTTGGCAAAGCCGATAATCTGACTTTCTTTTTCTATCAGAAAAAGTGTTATCAGCTCCGGATTATTTATTGCTTCTTCAAAGGTCTGGGAAAATTTATCATCTGAATTTGAAGCTGTATTATTCCAGAATTCCGCATCCTGTATTTCATATGCCATAAATTCACGATTTAAAGAAATCCATTTTTCTTTATCTTCTTCTTTACAAATTCTTATGTTTAACTGATTTGTATTCATTTTCAAATCCCCCTGTAAAATATTTTTTCATATCTTGTTATTTTTATATTATAGAATATATTATATATTATAAAGGATACTTTTAACAGAATATTTCTGCAGTAACTTAGAATAATAAGTATTATAGAGGTGTTATTATGACAGTTGAAAAAGAACTATTTGCTGCAATAGACAAACACATATTGCAGGATACACATCCGTCAGCATATTTAAATGAAGTATCTGATTTGCCGGAATTTAAAAATTACCCATTTAATATGCTTTTAGATTTGAAAACAACAGAGCAGGAACCGGCGCATCACCCTGAAGGCAATGCCTGGAACCATACCATGCTTGTTCTGGAAGAAGCTGCTCTGCGAAAGACTCAAAGTACTAACCCAAAAGTATTTATGTGGTCAGCTTTACTCCATGATATAGGAAAACCAGCAGCCACTATGCTTCGCCACGGTAGATTGACCGCTTATGATCATGATAAAATTGGTGAAAAACTTTCCAAGAAGTTTTTACTGGCTGTTGATGCCCCAGAAACATTTACGGAACAAGTTTCTTCTCTGGTAAGATATCATATGCATATCTTATATGTGGTAAAGGACATGCCTTTTGGAGACATACATGGATTAAGAAATCATACAGATCTAAAAGATATAGCACTTCTTGGACTATGCGACAGACTTGGAAGAACTGGGTCTTATTTAAAAAAAGAAGAAGAGAACATAGACTTATTTTTTAAAAAACTCATGAATAAAGAAAGGAAATAATCATGGCTAAAGCAGGAATGAGAAGGCCGGATCCAAAGGATCCTCACGGAACAGAGAGTAATCATAAATCGCATTTCCCCAAAAATGATGAAGAACCTGTTCCTGAAATTCAGGGCAAAGCAAAAAGTGGAAAAAAGCGAGCTAATCCAGTATAAAAGGAAGGGATTCATTCTTCCCTTCCTCTGTTATTTTTTCTAATTATAATGGTTAAAACTTATCTCTCATACATACTATAAAGCTTTGCATATATTCCATCTTTCTCTACCAATTCTTCATGGCTGCCTTGTTCCTCAATGCCATTGTCAGTAAGAACCATTATCCTGTCGGCATTTCTAATGGTTGTCAGCCTGTGGGCTATGGTAAGAGTGGTTCTTCCCTTTGCCAGTTGTGCAAGAGATTCCTGCACAATCATTTCACTTTCATTATCCAGTGCAGAAGTTGCTTCATCTAAAATCAGTATTGGTGGATTTTTAAAAATACTCTGGCTATACTAATTCTCTGTTTCTGTCCTCCTGACAGCTTCACCCCATGTTCACCAACAAAGGTATCATATCCTTCTGGAAGCTGACTTATAAATTCATGTGCTCCCGCCAGTTTTGCTGCCTCTTCAATTTCTCTCTTTGATGCTCCCGGTCTGCCATATTCAATGTTATCGTAGACACTTCCAGAAAACAGATATACATCCTGCTGCACCATGCCAATCTGAGATCTTAAAGACTTTATGGTCACATTTCGTATATCAAATCCATCAATTAATATTTTTCCGGATGTAACATCATAGAACCTGGGAATCAAGTTACATAAAGTAGTTTTGCCCGCCCCTGATGGACCCACAAAAGCTATATTTTCTCCCGCTTTTATATTTATATTGATGTGTTCTAATATACTGTCGCTGTCAAGATATTTGAAACTAACGTCTTCAAAGACCACTTCTCCCTTAACATCAGGTAATGCTACAGCATCCTCCGCATCATCAATTTCAACAGGTTCATCCATTACCTCAATAAATCTTTCTATACCGGTCATTCCACGCTGAAACTGTTCCGTAAACTCCACGATTCTTCTCACAGAATTTAAAAGCATTACCACATAAAGCAGATATGCCACCAGATCTGACGCATTAATCTGCCTGTTTATCATAAAAATTGATCCAAGCACCACAACGGTTATGTACATGATACCATCAAACATTCTAACGGTACCCTGAAATCCGGCCATATACTTATAAGCTTCTATTTTGACCCCTAGGAACCGACCATTTCCTTCTTCAAATTTTGCCTTTTCGATCTCTTCGTTTGCAAAGGATTTAGAAACTCTGATTCCCAAAAGACTGTCTTCTACCTGAGCATTGATTTCACCAATCTGATTTCGCTGCTTTTTAAATGCCTTCTTCATTTTTCCATTAAACTGCATGGAGCAGAAAATCATAATTGGAATGATAGCAAAAATAATTACGGTCAGCCATACGTTTACGGAACAGAGTATAGCAAAAGATACGGCAATTTTTAAGGCCGCAATAAAATATTCCTCTGGACAGTGATGTGCAAACTCTGTTATGTCGAACAAGTCACTTGTAATTCTCGCCATGAGCTGACCAATCTTCGTATTACTGTAATAGGAATAGGAAAGCTCCTGCATGTGAGCAAACAGGTCTTCACGCATGTCGGTTTCAATCCTGGCACCCATTACGTGGCCTACATTTGCCATATAATAATTCGCTATCACATCTATCAGCCTGAGAAATAAGTATAAAGCACCCAGGCTTAAAATTATATTTACTGTAAGGCTTTCTATATCATTCATTCCTTTATCTGTAATAAACCTTACAATCAGCGGTAGTACCAGATCACAAAGGGTTGTCAGAGTGGCACAAAATAAATCCAGTACCAAAACCCATTTATACTTTCTAAAATAAGGTATAAACCTTTTAATTAAATAAGATGTTTTTTTTGTAATTACATTTTCAGTCATCTTCAGATCCTCTTTTTTAATTTAACTTATTCCTTGTCAATATCATTAAATCCATGGCCATTTCCCCATACTGAATCAACGTGGATTAAAGTAACAAGTGCCCTTGGATCAGCCTTTGCCACATGCTGCCTTATTAAAATTCCCTCTCTTGGAGAACATAAAATTAATAGTTTCTGCTTTTCTTTACCAGAGTATGCCCCAATAATTTTCTCTATGGAAACTCCTCTGTCCATATCTTTCATTATGTAGTCTGCAATCTCACCTGGTTTCTCCGTAATAATTTCAACCTGAACAATTTTAGTAGCCAGACCAAATAAAATCAGATCTATGGTCTTTGATATAATAACCGTTGTAATTAATGCATATAAAGCTATATTTCTGCCAAACACAAAGCCTGAAAGGACGATGACAGAAACATCAATGGTCATTAACAACTTGCTTAAGCTTACATGGGGCAACAGCCTTTTCTGTACGATTTTTGCTACGGTATCTGAACCTCCTGAAGAATATCCTCTGGAAAAAGCTATCCCACTGCAAATCCCTGAGAATACTCCGCAGTATATAGCTGCCAGTATCATATCCTTTTCCTCTAACAGCTGAAAATTCATTTTTTCAAAGAACAGCATAACTGTAGGATACATAATGGACATCAGCAATATTTTCTTTGCCTCTTTAAGACCTAAAGTTATTGCACACACCCCCAGGATAATAAGCGCTCCTATATAGTACATGGTTGAAAAGCCAAAAGGTAAAAAATATTGAAGTATCCTGATAACACCGGTCAGTCCCCCACTGGAAAGCCCATTTGGAAGCATGATTGAAACAGTTGCAAAAGCTCCCACTGAACAAGCAATTAGTACTAAAATAAAATCCATCACAGCATTTTTAATCTTCTGTTTTGTTAATTTTTCATCATAGTCCTCCCTTATTGAATAGCCTGTTTTAATGTTTTATAAATGACATTGCCAAATACATCCACGCAGCAGACACTTATGAGACCTGTACTGGATATATCTTCTACGGTTTCCTCTAACATCTCTTTTTCCCTTACCACAACGCTCTGTGGTTGATGAGCCATCCCATTATAATTAAAGTCCACACTCCAATAGTCAATAAGACTTAAAGAATCCTCACTCATTATGTCACGAATCGCTTCCTCCTCCTTAACCCCAAATGTTTTTAAATATTCTTTTTTTAAACTATAACCTTTCAAAATAACATGAAAACTTTTATCCCTTTTTTCTATGCAAAGATTCACTTCTCCTGGGTTTTCTTCCATGCTATTCTCTTGTAATACAGTGAAATGTGCTTGATTTTGTAATGCTCTCTTCTTTATGCCTGATACTGCATTTTTACCAATATCGCATGTAATCCAGTTCCTGCCCATTTTTTGGGCAACTGCAGCAAGTGTACCTGAACCTCCAAAAAAGTCCGCACATAAATCACCGTCTTTTGTACAGCTTTTTAAAATTCTTTCCAGTAACATCTCTGGCTTCTGTGTAGCATATCCAGTCCGTTCCGAAGAAGTTCGGCCAACCATATCCATCTGCCATACGTCTTTCATATTTACAAGAGTATACCAGCCCGTTTCATCCTGGAATTCCTCTACCCCTTAAATCTGTATGGTTTAAACCTCTGTTATAGGATTTTTCTTTTTGTGCACTGAAAAAATATTTTTTACTTTTCCCATAGAATAACAAAGTATCATGTTTTCTTGCAAAATGCCTGCTGCTAGTACCTCCAGATTTGTAGTTCCAGATGATTTCATTTATAAAGTTGTCCATGCCAAATACTTCATCCATTAACACTTTTACATAGTGTGCCACGTGCCAGTCAAGGTGCATCCATATACAACCATCTTCTGTCAGCAAATCGCGCATCATAAATAGTCTTATGCATATCATTCTCAGATATGACTCCATTCCATCTTTCCAGATATCTGTATAAACAGTCTGTTTTACTTTAAAAGTATCTTTAAGGTTTCTTGCGTTTATTTTTACTTGCATTTTATAATCTGCTTTAGAGAAAAAGGGGGGATCCACATAAATTAGTGCTATTTTTTCATGAAACCTTTTACGAGCTAACAAATGTTTCACAAAATTAAGATTATCTCCTCCGGCCAGAATATTCTCTTCAGCAGAATCACTATCTCCATATATTTCACTAGTAGTAAACTGGCAGCAAAAGTTTTCTTGTTGAATTTCTCTTAAAATGTTTTCATATTCGTTCCTGCAATCATCTACGATTTCTGTAAGCTTATAAATCAAGCTCATAAATTAGCTCCTTCTTTTATTGCTCTTTTTTGAAAATTGTCTACTTTTATTATCTTTACTCTGTTTTTTCTGGTTATTTTGCCTGCCGGGTCCCTTTAGAAGCTTCCCAAATAAGTCTTCCCGTCCTGCCTTAACCAGTGCTGTTCTTACTAGTTCGCGGTTCTCGGGTTTATTGAAATGAATCAAAGCTCTCTGCAGCTTTTTTTCTTCCATACTTTTAGCTACATACACTTTTTCCATTGTGAGTGGATCTAACTCTGTATAATACATGCACGTAGCCAGAGTTCCAGGAGTTGGATAAAAGTCCTGAACCTGATCCGGTATAAAGCCATTATCACTTAAAAATTCAGCCAGTTCAATGGCATCATTTAGAGTGCTTCCTGGATGTGAAGAGATTAAATAAGGTATCAGATACTGTTTTAATCCTAACTGCTCATTTATCTTTTTATATTTTCTGCTAAACTCTTCAAACACCTTTTTCTGTGGTTTATGCATATAAGAGAGAACCTTATCTGAAACATGCTCAGGAGCTACCTTAAGTATACCACTTACATGATACTTGCAAAGCTCCCTTAAAAATTCATCGCTTTTGTCCGCCATGACATAATCAAATCTTACACCAGAACGTACAAATACTTTTTTAACGCCTTCCATATTCCTAAGATCTCTTAGTATATTCAGGTATTCTTTATGATTGATGTTCAATTGACTGCAGGGATGGGGATAAAGGCAATCTTTATGAGCACAAACACCTTTCGTCAGTTGTTTTTCACAGGCGGCCTCACGGAAATTTGCTGTAGGGCCACCCACATCATGTATATAGCCTTTAAATCCGGGTAAACCAGTTAACTTTCTTCCTTCTTTTACAATGGATTCTCTGCTTCTTCCCCTTACCTGTCTTCCCTGATGAAAGGTCAGAGCACAAAAAGCACAACCACCGAAACAGCCCCGGCTGCTAATAATACTGAATTCCACTTCTTTTATGGCAGGGATTCCTCCAGATGTTTCATAGGAAGGATGATATGTGCACTCATAGGGTAATTCATACACATCGTCAAGTTCCTGAGTTTCAAGAGGAGGCTGGGGCGGATTCTGCACCACAAACAAACCATCACTATACTTTTCTACCAGTCTTTTAGCTGTAATATAGTCGTTATTCTTATATTGTACTGCAAAGCTTCTGGCATAAGCTTCCTTTGATTGTGCTATGTCCTCAAAATCAGGCAGCATTAAAGTCTCTTCATCCATATATATTTCTTTAGCTTTAACGCAGGTTCCTGGAATCCAGCCTATATCTTTGGCTTCAATACCAGAATCAAGTGCCTCAGCTATTTCTACAATGGCCCTCTCTCCCATACCGTAAACCAGTATATCAGCCTTTGCATCCAGTAATATAGATCTTCTTACACTATCATCCCAATAATCATAGTGCCCAAGCCGACGCAGACTTGCCTCTATGCCTCCAATTATAATGGGTACGTCTTTAAAAGCCTCCCTTGCCCTGTTGCTGTAAACAATTACCGCACGATTAGGGCGTTTGCCAGTCTCCCCACCTGGAGAATATGCATCAGTTTTTCTTTTATGCTTAAAAACAGAGTAATGATTCACCATTGAGTCAACATTTCCTGCATTTATGAGAAACCCTAACCTTGGCCTGCCAAACCGCATAAAATCTTTTTTACTGTTCCAGTCTGGCTGTGGCAAAATCGCCACTTTATATCCACGGCTCTCCAATATTCTGCTGATAATGGCAGTGCCAAAAGAGGGATGGTCTATATAGCCATCCCCTGTAATCAGAACAAAATCCGGCTGTGACCAGCCTCTTGCCTTACATTCTTCTCTTGTAATAGGTAAAAATCCCATTCAGACCTCTTTCTTACTCGTCTTTTTCCCTATAGGAGAAAAATCCTTCGTAACTTATTTTCATTTTAAAAATTCTTTGTGGAAATTATTATTGCTTATCTGCTGCCCTTATCATAAGGAACTGCTACTGCCCTTGGAGCCTGAGAAGACTTGGAGCTGAATGCAAGAACGATAAGAGTTGCAATAAACGGAATCATTTTATAAATATCACTTGGAATATTAGACACTGCCAGAACAGGAATAACAGAATAAGCGGAAGCAATTGTCTTCATTAAACCAAAGAAAAATGCAGCAAATAAAATTCTCAGCGGTTTCCACTGTCCAAAAATCATAACCGCTAACGCTAAAAATCCATAACCTGCCACTGTTGCGTTAAAATTTGTTGATGTGGGAATAACGAATACCAGTCCGCCTAATCCTGCCAAACCACCTGAAATCATAACGCCGGCATATCTCATTTTATAAACATTTATACCTACAGAATCTGCAGCATGGGGATGTTCCCCACAAGCACGCAGCCTCAGGCCAAATCTGGTTTTATATAAAACAATAACAGATAAAACCAATATACCGAATCCTATATAGGTAGTAATATACGCATTTTTAAAAAGCATACTTCCGATAACAGGAATATCACCCAGAACTGGTACAGAATAAATCCTGAAAGTATTCATAAACGTAATCTGCTGAACGCCGTTATCCTGAATCATTCTGGCAACATAAATAGCAAATGCCGGTGCAAACATGTTTAAAGCAGTACCACCTATAATCTGATCTGCCTTCATATTAATGGCTGAATATGCCAGAAGCAGTGAAAAAAGGGCTCCCACAACTATGGCAATAATAATAGCTAAAATCAGTAAAAGCTGACCACTCATGAAATCCTGCATCCTGTTGATAAAATATATACTTGCAAAAGCTCCCATAATCATCGTTCCGTCAAGAGCAATATTTGTAACGCCTCCCCGTTCCGTAAACATACCTCCAAGAGCAACAATGAGAAGTGGAATTGAAAAGAACATAGTCTGTTGAACCACTAAATATAAAACTTCCATTAGTTTTTTCCTCCCTTCCTGCTCTCAGCTTTACGCTTTATGATGCCTGGTATAATTTTTCTTAGAATCAGTGAAAATGCACTGAAATAAATAATGCAGGCAATAATAATCTGAATAATTTCAGGGGCATAATTCAAGCTCTGCAGATAATTTCCACCTTCTGTAATATAGGAGATAAAAATGCCTGAGAAAATAATACCAATAGGATTTGAAAGTCCAAGCAGTGCCACAGGGATACCATTGAAACCTTCACTTGCCAGAATATCTACAACTTTTATATGTCTTCCACCTGCTCCTGATAAGTATAAAAGGCCTCCTCCAAGTCCGGATAAAGCTCCAGCTATGACCATAGAAAGCACAATATTTCTTTTTCATTAATTCCTGCATATCTGCTGGCATCGGCATTATACCCGCAAGCCTTCAGTTCGTAACCGAAAGTGGTCTTATTTAATAAAACATAAGTGATAATTGCAATAATTATGGCGATATATATGCCACAATTTACAGTAGATAAGTCTTTACCTCCCCCCAAACTGTTATAGAATATATCATCCAATCCCATTTTAGGTAATACACAGGTATTTGCTACATTTGACGACTGGGCTTTCAGACTGTCATAAGCGGTAAGTTTAACTAAATAATTGGCCATATACATGCCGATATAATTCATCATAATGGTAGAAATTACTTCATGGACGTTTAAATAAGCTTTCATCAAGCCCGGAATCAGTGCCCACAATCCCCCAACAACTGCTGCTGCTAGTAAAGCCACCATCCAATGAAGGGGAGCGGGAAGAAATGTCCAGTGGACTCCCACATAAATAGCTGCAAAAGCGCCCATGATAAATTGTCCCGCTGCACCAATATTAAATAATCCGGTCTTAAATGCAAATCCAACAGATAAGCCTGTCAGAATCAAAGGTGTAGCAAAGTAAAGTACTTGTCCCATTCCCTTACCGCCTTCACTAAATCCACCTTTTAGAATAATTACTAATCCTTCTACTGCCTGAGAAGGATTGCTGATTAATAAAATAATAAATCCAAATAACAGTCCAATCAATATGGCAAAAATGGATGACATGGCGTTATTAAATCCATCGCTGACTAAAATTCTTTTCATTCGCTCCATCCTAAGCTGTCACCTCATTTCTCTTTGATCCTGCCATATACAATCCTAATTCTTTAATGGTTATTTCTTTAGGATCTACATCGGCTACTATTTCCCCTTCATAAATGACCAGAATCCTGTCACTTACATTCATTACTTCATCAAGCTCTAAGGAAACTAAAAGTATAGCTTTCCCCTCATCCCGTTTTTCAACAAGCTGTCTATGAATATATTCAATAGCACCAACATCCAAGCCTCTTGTAGGCTGTACGGCAACCAGAAGTTCTGGATCCTGATCCAGTTCTCTTGCAATAATAGCTTTTTGCTGGTTTCCTCCAGACATACTCCTCACTACTGTTTTGGTTCCCTGTCCGCTTCTGATGTCAAACTGTTCAATCAGTTTTTCTGCGTACTCTTTTGCCTTTTTGAAGTTTATAAATCCGGTCTTCTGGAATCCAGGTTTATAATAATTTTTTAAAATTAAATTTTCAGTAAGATTGTAGTCCAGAATAAGACCGTCTTTATGTCTGTCCTCAGGAATATGGCTTAAACCAGCCAGATTTCTTTTACGGATGCTGTTCCTCGTGATATTTTCTCCATTGATAAAGATTTCCCCCGTTTCGATGGGAGACAATCCTGTAAGTCCATAAACAAGTTCCGACTGACCATTTCCATCTATTCCTGCTATACAGACGATTTCCCCTTTTCGAACCTGAAACGAAACATTGTTCACTGCATCTTTGCTGTTATGCTTTGATTTAACGGTCATATTTTTAACTTCAAGTACCACCTGCCCCGGTTCAAAAGTTTTTTTCTGAATAGTGAGATCAACTTTTCTTCCAACCATCATTTCAGACATTTCTTCTTTTGAAGTAGCAGCAACGTCTATGGTTCCAATGTATTTTCCTTTTCTAAGTACTGTGCATCGGTTTGCAACCTGCTTGATTTCATTAAGTTTATGAGTGATAAACAGTATGGATTTACCTTCTGCAGCCAGTCCTTTCATAATTTTCATCAGTTCTTCTATTTCCTGTGGAGTCAATACCGCAGTAGGTTCATCGAAAATAAGAATTTCATTATCTCTGTAAAGCATTTTAAGAATTTCTACCCTTTGCTGCATACCCACTGTGATATCTTCAATCTTTGCCTCTGGATCCACCATCAGCCCATATTTTTCAGACAGAGCGATAATTTTCTCTTTTGCTTCACTAAGTTTCAGCATTCCGTTTTTAGTGGTTTCTACACCTAAAATAATATTCTGAAGTACAGTAAAGTTATGTACCAGCTTAAAATGCTGGTGTACCATACCTATTCCAAGTGCATTTGCATCATTGGGGTCACTGATTTTAACTTCCTGGCCGTTCTTTTTTATGACACCTTTTTCTGGCTGATACATGCCAAACAATACACTCATCAAAGTAGATTTTCCTGCTCCATTTTCTCCAAGAAGAGCATGGATTTCACCCTTTTTCAGCTGTAATGTAATATCATCATTTGCTATAATTCCCGGGAATTCCTTCGTGATGTTTAACATCTCTATTATATATTCCATAATAGTCGACCTCTCTTCAATATAATATACATATTATACCTAAATTTAGCATAAAAAACAACACACCAAAAGGTGTGTTGTTTTAATTTAAAAAATCATTCTATCAACCGTTTTTAAAGTTTTATTTACTTAATAAGCTGTACCTTAACGCAACTTAATCCCAGTTTATCTGCACTTTTAACATCATCCTTCTTCAATTTGATATCTCCTTTTGCTAACTGTCCATAAACTGCGTCATAATCATCTTTAGTAAATGTATTAAACTTGGAAGTATCCATAGGAAGCTGTACACCTTTCTCTGCAGCACCAAGAGTTAAGCATTGTGCTCCTGGGAATTTATCTGCATAGTAGTCTGTAAGAGCAGACTGCACAGCGGAAGCCAGTCCCTTCATAGCAGAAGTAATAACTGTAGTTGATTCACTGCTCTGATCAACGTCAACGCCTATAACTTTTCCTTTTGCGGATTCAGCAGCTGCCA carries:
- a CDS encoding SanA/YdcF family protein; its protein translation is MNSKIKGSRKFLLVGVAIFAILAALPFVINQFMIETEKNAIIGEISEGKEVSFVKEEQSRFQGLNADCILILGAGLKRDGTPNHMLEDRLETGLALYKAGVAPKLLLSGDHGKIQYDEVNAMKKYMLNHNVPEDDIFLDHAGFSTYDSMYRAKAIFKVNTAIVVTQKYHQYRALYMAEKFGYKAYGVCSDQKTYRGQKMRDIREVLARNKDFFKMLIKPEPEYLGDVIPISGNGLKSWD
- a CDS encoding GNAT family N-acetyltransferase, with protein sequence MNTNQLNIRICKEEDKEKWISLNREFMAYEIQDAEFWNNTASNSDDKFSQTFEEAINNPELITLFLIEKESQIIGFANIMIIFSVWSHGRALILDDLYIKEEHRGNGMGRMVMEYIEQYGREHGFKRLQFQSEHTNPDAHNFYTKLGYTSESMNFYVRYL
- a CDS encoding HDIG domain-containing metalloprotein is translated as MTVEKELFAAIDKHILQDTHPSAYLNEVSDLPEFKNYPFNMLLDLKTTEQEPAHHPEGNAWNHTMLVLEEAALRKTQSTNPKVFMWSALLHDIGKPAATMLRHGRLTAYDHDKIGEKLSKKFLLAVDAPETFTEQVSSLVRYHMHILYVVKDMPFGDIHGLRNHTDLKDIALLGLCDRLGRTGSYLKKEEENIDLFFKKLMNKERK
- a CDS encoding YitT family protein, whose product is MDFILVLIACSVGAFATVSIMLPNGLSSGGLTGVIRILQYFLPFGFSTMYYIGALIILGVCAITLGLKEAKKILLMSIMYPTVMLFFEKMNFQLLEEKDMILAAIYCGVFSGICSGIAFSRGYSSGGSDTVAKIVQKRLLPHVSLSKLLMTIDVSVIVLSGFVFGRNIALYALITTVIISKTIDLILFGLATKIVQVEIITEKPGEIADYIMKDMDRGVSIEKIIGAYSGKEKQKLLILCSPREGILIRQHVAKADPRALVTLIHVDSVWGNGHGFNDIDKE
- a CDS encoding site-specific DNA-methyltransferase encodes the protein MKDVWQMDMVGRTSSERTGYATQKPEMLLERILKSCTKDGDLCADFFGGSGTLAAVAQKMGRNWITCDIGKNAVSGIKKRALQNQAHFTVLQENSMEENPGEVNLCIEKRDKSFHVILKGYSLKKEYLKTFGVKEEEAIRDIMSEDSLSLIDYWSVDFNYNGMAHQPQSVVVREKEMLEETVEDISSTGLISVCCVDVFGNVIYKTLKQAIQ
- a CDS encoding DNA methyltransferase, which codes for MSLIYKLTEIVDDCRNEYENILREIQQENFCCQFTTSEIYGDSDSAEENILAGGDNLNFVKHLLARKRFHEKIALIYVDPPFFSKADYKMQVKINARNLKDTFKVKQTVYTDIWKDGMESYLRMICIRLFMMRDLLTEDGCIWMHLDWHVAHYVKVLMDEVFGMDNFINEIIWNYKSGGTSSRHFARKHDTLLFYGKSKKYFFSAQKEKSYNRGLNHTDLRGRGIPG
- a CDS encoding YgiQ family radical SAM protein, whose translation is MGFLPITREECKARGWSQPDFVLITGDGYIDHPSFGTAIISRILESRGYKVAILPQPDWNSKKDFMRFGRPRLGFLINAGNVDSMVNHYSVFKHKRKTDAYSPGGETGKRPNRAVIVYSNRAREAFKDVPIIIGGIEASLRRLGHYDYWDDSVRRSILLDAKADILVYGMGERAIVEIAEALDSGIEAKDIGWIPGTCVKAKEIYMDEETLMLPDFEDIAQSKEAYARSFAVQYKNNDYITAKRLVEKYSDGLFVVQNPPQPPLETQELDDVYELPYECTYHPSYETSGGIPAIKEVEFSIISSRGCFGGCAFCALTFHQGRQVRGRSRESIVKEGRKLTGLPGFKGYIHDVGGPTANFREAACEKQLTKGVCAHKDCLYPHPCSQLNINHKEYLNILRDLRNMEGVKKVFVRSGVRFDYVMADKSDEFLRELCKYHVSGILKVAPEHVSDKVLSYMHKPQKKVFEEFSRKYKKINEQLGLKQYLIPYLISSHPGSTLNDAIELAEFLSDNGFIPDQVQDFYPTPGTLATCMYYTELDPLTMEKVYVAKSMEEKKLQRALIHFNKPENRELVRTALVKAGREDLFGKLLKGPGRQNNQKKQSKDNKSRQFSKKSNKRRS
- a CDS encoding ABC transporter permease encodes the protein MEVLYLVVQQTMFFSIPLLIVALGGMFTERGGVTNIALDGTMIMGAFASIYFINRMQDFMSGQLLLILAIIIAIVVGALFSLLLAYSAINMKADQIIGGTALNMFAPAFAIYVARMIQDNGVQQITFMNTFRIYSVPVLGDIPVIGSMLFKNAYITTYIGFGILVLSVIVLYKTRFGLRLRACGEHPHAADSVGINVYKMRYAGVMISGGLAGLGGLVFVIPTSTNFNATVAGYGFLALAVMIFGQWKPLRILFAAFFFGLMKTIASAYSVIPVLAVSNIPSDIYKMIPFIATLIVLAFSSKSSQAPRAVAVPYDKGSR